The Fulvivirga maritima genome segment AATAGGTGGAGCCTTTGGTGGCGAAAAAGAAACCGGAGGAGGAAGGGAGTCTGGATCTGATGCCTGGAAGGTATATATGAGAAGACAGACCAACACAATTAACTACGGCACAGAACTTCCTCTCGCTCAAGGAATAAAATTTGATATTTAATCCGTATATTCTATATATAAAGTAAAAATCTTATTAAAAGTAGCCGTAATATACTTTTTTATCTTGTATTGATAATTTTGTAATTACTGCGGTATGAATTATATTTAAATATACATTAAATCAACTCCATGTCTGAGAACGAAAAAAAATACATTTCAGTAATGTTAATCGACGATAATGAGATAGATAATCTCATTAATCAAAAGATGATTGAGGCAGCAGATATTTCTAAATATATTTATACTCACACTGGTGCCAAAAGTGCAATTGAATTTTTAAAAAACATTGAAAAGGTAGAGGAGATCTCTGCCAATGTACTACCTGATGTGATCTTTCTGGATATCGACATGCCCCTTATGGATGGTTTCCAATTCTTAGATGAGTTCGAAAAACTTTCAGAAGAAACCAGAAACAAATGTAAAATTGTGATGCTCACCTCCTCTATTAACCCTCAGGATGTGAATAAATCCAAAAAGTACAGCTACGTAAAACAATACATCAACAAGCCATTATCTCAGGAAAACCTTGAGAAACTAAATATTTAGCGGCTAACTTGATAAAGAAAAACAAAGGCTGATTAAATTAATAATCAGCCTTTACTTCACATCTGTAAATGTGATTTATATTATGGTTGCGTGCTTAATCTACTTATAAAGTCCTCATCTAACCTGATAAGAGCTGTAGGCGAAAAATGATCAATCTTCACACTCTCCGTCTTTTCTATTAAAGACTTAATCTTATCTACTTTATTCCTTTTTATATCACTGATAGACACTTTCATTATCTTAGATAAAAGAAGAATGTGTTCGCAGTTCTCTTTTCCAAGTAATCTTATTTGCCGTTGTATACTGTTTATCAGCTGATTAAATAGATCATAATCATTCATAAGACAATACTGTAAAGCCAGCACTATCTTAATCTCTAACTGCATAAACGGAAATTTCTTAAGACTTATCTCGTTTAGCAAGTTGTTAATCCATTTACTGGCTTCATCATATTTCTCTACGTAGTAACAAGAAATAGCCCTGTACATGGTGTAAGTAACATAGGTAGGCACATCCTGTTTATCAATTTCAAAATCATGGAAAATGCCTTCGTTCTCCTCATATACCTTTCGCACATTACCTATTCTGATATGGCGCTCCATTTTGGTTGCCAAAAACTGAGCCGGATAGGTATATAAAGTATAGTTAGTGAGCAAGTTACTGGCAGCATCATTCACCTCTTCATAAAATCTTTCAGCCTTTCTAAACACTCTATAGTGAGTATAATATTCGAATTTCAAAAATTCAAACACCAGATTAAGATGATAATAGATGGAATCTAGTTGATAAGAGTTGAAGATCTTCTGTACATTCTCCAGGATATCCTCTATTGGCTCATTATCTTCATCCATAGAATCTTGCTGATCCACAAATAGACGATGGAATATAACCATACAGCTGTAGTAAACATATAGCCTGTGAGATTCATAAAGTACGCTCACATTATACATTTCCTTTAGTAACAGCGTCAGTCCTAGTTTATCCGTTTCATCTCCTGATAAAGAATAGTTGCCGTACTTTTTAAAGTACTCCGCTAATAAATCTTCTGACTTATCTACTGCCAGCATATAAGCCACATGGCGGTTATACAGCTGAGAGTAACTATAATAATCAGGTGAATTGATATGCAGCTTTTTCAGAGATTTATAAACAATGGTAAGCTCATTAGAAAGATCGTAATCCAAAAGCTCCTTTTCTAACTTTTTCAGGGTGGCTACAGCAATGGCTCTTTTCTTAGTAAAGATGATCTCATTAATATTAGCCACCTTTTTCAGAATGTCCGTTCTAGGACTCTCCATTTGCTGAAGCAGATATTCCTCAATCTTTTGATTCAGACGAGACCTCAAAGTATAATACGCATTAGTATTTACTTCCAGCTCCAGCATAATTTTGGTATCAGAAAGCTGACGCTCACGCATTGCCTGAATCAGATAAGCTGATTTATCTGCATTACTTTCTAGTAACGAATCATGTATAGCTTTATAATCCCTTGTCGAAAGTTGTTTAATAATGTTCTTCAGCTTAGCCATAGACTCTAATTATTTCAAAAAAATTTATGTTATCAATATTAAAAGAAATATGTAAGCCTTACAACTTACATATAATATGAAAAAGTTACTAAATATATTGCTTACTTACATTATAGCCACCATATAATTTGATATTCTTATTAACATTACTATCCAAAGTAAGGCAAAAAAATACAACCCCTCATGTAAGATTTACTCGGCAACGATTCGAAAAAAAACAAAATAATAAAACCCAATTTAGTTAATTCAAATCAAAAGATTGCTGCAATGCTAAAATTTACTGCAATCGCACTATTTATAAACCAATATTAGCCGCCATCTTAATTTTTAATTAAACCCTACACAAAAACATACAACGTAACAAATCAGGAAGGTATTGCTCACCTCTATTCAAATAGGCCAAATACATTACAAGATGAGATGAATGTATATTCCTTTGATGAAATAGTTTTCCAAAGGAGAATGGTCATTAACCTTACTTTGAGAATAGAATAATAAAATTTAATTGGATTGGACGGAATATAGAATTGAGTATTCCGAAAAGAAAAATTGTGGAGAATACCGGATTCGAACCGGTGGCCTCTACACTGCCAGTGTAGCGCTCTAGCCAACTGAGCTAATTCCCCATTTTTCAATTTCCCTGTAAAAGGAGTGCAAATATATTAATTTTATAAATACTAAAAAGGCCTTCTGGCAGTAATAAATCTTTTTTTGTAATATTTTGTATCCATATCACTTTCTACCACTCCCAGAGAGGATGAGCTATGGATAAAACGCACGGTACCGCCTCTGGAGTAAGTCACCAAACCCACATGTGTTATTTTCCTTCTCTTTTTGCCGGTAGCAAAGAAAACCAGATCCCCAGCTTCAATTTTGTTTTTACTTACCTTCTTGCCAAGCTGACTTTGCATAGCTGAGGTTCTGGGCATATTAAACCCAATAGATGAATAACTATTATAAAGTAGTCCTGAACAATCCATTCCCCCTCTGGTAGTTCCTCCCCATTTATAAGGAGTACCCATAAAACTTTTTGCAGTTTTAATAACAGTCTGAATTTTATCCTGCCTAACTTTAGCCTTTCTGGCCGATGCACAGGAAGCAAGAAAAATGATCAAGGCCAACCAAATAACGATGCGGTTTTGCTGCATTTATAAGGTATAGTTTAAAAAATTTATTTTTCCTTTAACTTAAATGGTTAAGATCTTTTTACAAAAGACAAAAGGTTTTAATTTTCGAAAAAAAATAATTTACCAAGGAAGTTGGATACGAAGATAGATTTTACAGCATTAAAAGCTCAATTTGAAGGTGAATTTTATACTGATGATACCATGCGAACCTTATACGCAACGGATGCATCAGCTTACCGCGAATTTCCTTTGGCAGTAGCCATACCTAAGCATAAAAAAGATATTAAAGCGCTCATTACTTTTGCGCATAAAACCCAAATACCGCTTATACCGCGTACGGCAGGTACTTCGCTTGCTGGTCAGGTAGTAGGTGCAGGCATAGTGGTAGATGTATCTAAAAACTTCACCAAAATACTAGAAGTAAATGAGGAAGAAAGGTGGGTAAGAGTAGAACCAGGTGTCATAAGAGATGAGCTAAACATGCACCTGAAACCTTTTGGACTGTATTTTGGTCCGGAAACGTCCACTGCAAACCGAGCTATGATCGGTGGAATGATAGGCAACAACTCTTGCGGCTCTAACTCCATAGTGTATGGCAGCACCAGAGATCACCTTATTTCTGTTAAAAGCTTCCTATCTGATGGCTCAGAAGTAGAATTCGGCTCTCTTAGTAAAGAGGCCTTTGAGTTAAAAACAGCTCAGATAGATCTAGAGGGCAAACTTTATAAACATGTAAAAACAACCCTTTCTGATCCTCTTATTAGAAAGCAGATAGAAGATAACTTCCCTAAAAAATCTATTCATAGAAGAAATACAGGCTATGCTATTGATCTACTTAAAGACCTGGCTCCCTTTGCTGAAAATGGTGAAGACTTTAACTTCTGTAAACTGATAGCTGGCTCTGAAGGCACCCTAACCTTTGTTACAGAAGCCAAATTGGCGCTTCAGCCCTTACCAAAAGCGCATCAAGGCCTGCTATGTGTTCACTTTGAGTCTGTATACGAGGCTTTAAAAGCTAACCTTACCGCTCTAAAATATGAGCCCACAGCTAGTGAGCTGATGGATAACTATATATTAGAGTGTACTAAAGAAAATGTAAACCAAAGACAAAATCGGTTCTTTGTAGAAGGAGATCCTCAAGCCATTCTGGTGGTAGAGCTCAGAGAAGATAGCGAAGAGGAGATGCAAAAAAAGGTACTGGCGCTAACTGAGGAGTTAAAAGCTGAGGGGCTAGGCTATCATTTTCCGCTAGTGACCGGAGAAGACACCAAAAAAGTTTGGACGCTGCGTAAAGCAGGCTTAGGGCTTTTAAGCAACCTGCCGGGTGACGCTAAACCCGCACCTGTTATAGAAGATACAGCGGTAGATGTAAATGACTTACCAGATTACATCAACGATTTTAACGAAGTACTCACTAAGCACAACTTGTTTTGCGTTCATTATGCGCATGCAGGATCAGGAGAGTTACACTTAAGGCCTATTTTAAACCTGAAAACAGCTGAAGGGCATGAGCTTTTCAGAACTATTCTGGATGAAATAGCCAAATTGGTAAAAAAATATAAAGGTTCTTTAAGCGGAGAGCACGGGGATGGTAGACTGAGGGGAGAATTTATTCCTTTTATGATCGGTGATGCCAACTACCAGCTCCTCAAAGAGCTTAAAGCAGTATGGGATCCTAATCATGTCTTAAACCCAGGCAAAATAGTAGATACTCCTGCCATGAATACCATGCTACGGTATGAAGCAGGTCAGGAGACCAGGCAGTTCAATACTACCTTAAACTTTGACCAGTTTAAAGGCTACCTGCGAGCTGCTGAGCAGTGTAATGGTTCTGGTGACTGTAGGAAAACACATCTCTCTGGAGGAACCATGTGCCCGTCTTACATGGCCACTAAAAGTGAGAAAGACACTACCAGAGCACGAGCTAACATATTAAGAGAGGTGCTCACTCATTCTAAAAAGGAGAATCCATTTGATAGTGAAGAGATAAAAGATGTAATGGACCTCTGTCTTTCTTGCAAAGGCTGTAAATCAGAATGCCCCTCTAATGTAGATGTGGGTAAGCTTAAAACAGAATTTCTACATCAATATTATAAGTCAAATGGAGTGCCTTTCCGCACCAAGCTGATATCCAATTTCTCTGCTTTAAATAAATTGGCCTCTATTGCACCAGGTATTTATAATTTCACCTTCACCAATAGCATCACCGCCCCTATCGCCAAGTCCATGACAGGCTTTGCGAAAGGAAGAAGCATGCCTCTATTGCATAAAAAGTATACGCTCAAAAAATGGTTCGATAAAAAATTCACCCCTACAGGCAATAGAAATAATGGATCTGTTTACCTGTTTATGGATGAGTTCACCAACTATAATGACGTAGACCTGGGTATAAAAACAATTCAGCTTTTGGATAAACTGGGTTATGAAATAAAAACCGTAGAACACGAAGAAAGCGGCAGAACTTATCTTTCAAAAGGGCTTTTAGATGAAGCTAAAGTGGTAGCTCAAAAGAACTACGATATATTTAAAGATATCATTACTTCAGAGGTTCCGCTTATAGGTATAGAACCATCGGCCATACTGTCTTTTAGAGATGAGTACCCCGATTTAGTTAATCCTGCTGAGCGCAAACAAGCCCAGCAGCTGGCCAAGAACACATTAATAATTGATGAGTTTCTTGATCAGCAAATGGCCGCAGGTAAAATAAAAGCTGACCTATTCACTGATGAGCCAAGGTTAATAAAACTTCATGGACATTGTCATCAAAAAGCTTTATCATCTCTGGTGCCAACTAAAAAAATATTATCATTACCTAAAAATTATCAGGTACAATTAATTCCTTCTGGCTGTTGTGGTATGGCTGGTAGTTTTGGCTACGAAAAGGAACACTTTGATATTTCTATGAAAATAGGCGAATTAGTACTTTTCCCTACGGTAAGAAAACAAAAGGAAGATGTGATCATAGCGGCTAATGGAACCAGTTGTAGACATCAAATAAAAGACGGCACCAAAAGAAAAGCTATGCACACGGTTGAAATTCTTTATGAAGCATTGATTTAGAAATAGAATTTTTTCTATATTAAAGAAATTTGTCTCTATGAAAATAAGAGGACTCTTCTTTATAATATTATTTTTTTGTCTTTCTATTGCTAAATCACAGGATAGCACGGTTATTCCTGATTTTATATTAAAAAAGGAAGACGGTAACGAGCTTCAGGTTCATCACTATTTTGATAGTATCCAGTCCACTCAGGATTCGGCTATGCTATCAGAAATTTATAATACCCTGGAAAAGCATGGCAACAAAAACAAGTGGCCACTGCTCCAGGCTGCATTATATAAAAGCCGAGGAGACCTATACTTTAACCAAAACAGCTTTGTAAATGCTATCCATAGCTATCAAAAAGGCTTAGACCTATGTGAAAAATATGAGCTAGAACTCACACAAGGCCTCATTCTTTTCGAAATGGCACAAGTATATGAAGCTATCGATAAAAAACCCGAAGCGCTTGAATCACAATTAAAAGCCTATTCTTTATTAATTAAACATGATTCAGAATATGCTTACAATAGCCTTTCTCATATGGCAGACATTCATTATAGTTCAAAAAACTATGATGAAGCCATTGAAATAGGAAAGCAAGCCATAAACCTGATAGAATCACTACCTCCACATCAAACCGATTATTCAAAATACATTAGTGTATTAAATACCATTGGCATTGCCTACCGAGAGAAGAATGAGCCTGATAGTTCTATTTTCTACCTAAATCATGCCGCGGTTTTAGCTAAAGAAAAAGGTTTTGAATTCTGGGAAGGATTAGCACTCGGCAACCTTGGTTTAATGTATCAGAAAATGGGCAAAATCAATATTGCCAGAGAGCTGGTTTTAAAAGATTACAGAATAAGTCTTTATCATGATCAAAATAGAAGTGCTATTAAATCAGCCATTGAAATTGGAAAAATGTATCAAACAGAAAAGAATTTCAATGATGCCAAACACTATTATGATACCGCTCTATTCCTCATAGATAATGAGATCATTCAAAACAAACTACCATTATATGTAAGACATGCAAAGGCTGTGGCTTCATGGTATGAAGCTCAAGGCGATTTTATTAACGCCTTTAAACTTCAAAAGCAATACATAGCTATGTCAGACAGCCTTAGCGCTCAGGCCATACAGCTTAAGCTAGCAGAGATTAAGGCTACTAACGATTTTGACACTCAGGTAAATGCCATAAAGCTACTTACAAAGAATGGTGAACTTCAAAAACAAAAAATACAAAAGCAAAACCTTATTATAATAGCTTCTATCACCTCTTTGCTATTCATTATCACTACAGCTATACTTATATACAGACAGTTGATCCTCAAGAAAAGAGACCATCTTCTTTTGGAGAAACATAAAGATAAAATTGAAGCCCAAAACACTGAACTAGAGGCCCAAAGTGAGCAGCTAAGCCATCAGAACAAGCTCATTCAGCACATTAACACCAACCTGGAACAAGAAGTACAAAAGCGTACTATAAAGCTTAAAAAGCTCAATGAAGAATTAGATACCTTCATTTACAGATCTTCACATGACATCAGACAGCCTATTGCTACTATATTAGGCTTAGAAAATATAGCACGGACTTATGTTAATGATGGCAGGGTACTAGAGGTGCTAGCAAAAATAAAAGCTACTGCCGCCAGCATGGATAACATGCTATGGAAACTACAAATGAGTTATTTGCTTAACCATGACCATAACCAGCTGGCTGAAATACAAATAGAACCCTTCCTGCTGGGTATTATAAGCATCTATAATGATTACATTACCCACAGGAACATAAACCTGACTACTCAAATAACACCATTTTCGATTACCAACAATCCGGAACTGCTTAAAATAGTTCTTAGAAATATAGTTGAAAATGCCCTGCATTTTAGTGATGAAACCTCTCCTGAAGTAGAAATTACTGGATATGAACAAGAGGGAGAATAT includes the following:
- a CDS encoding response regulator; translation: MSENEKKYISVMLIDDNEIDNLINQKMIEAADISKYIYTHTGAKSAIEFLKNIEKVEEISANVLPDVIFLDIDMPLMDGFQFLDEFEKLSEETRNKCKIVMLTSSINPQDVNKSKKYSYVKQYINKPLSQENLEKLNI
- a CDS encoding C40 family peptidase, which gives rise to MQQNRIVIWLALIIFLASCASARKAKVRQDKIQTVIKTAKSFMGTPYKWGGTTRGGMDCSGLLYNSYSSIGFNMPRTSAMQSQLGKKVSKNKIEAGDLVFFATGKKRRKITHVGLVTYSRGGTVRFIHSSSSLGVVESDMDTKYYKKRFITARRPF
- a CDS encoding FAD-binding and (Fe-S)-binding domain-containing protein — translated: MDTKIDFTALKAQFEGEFYTDDTMRTLYATDASAYREFPLAVAIPKHKKDIKALITFAHKTQIPLIPRTAGTSLAGQVVGAGIVVDVSKNFTKILEVNEEERWVRVEPGVIRDELNMHLKPFGLYFGPETSTANRAMIGGMIGNNSCGSNSIVYGSTRDHLISVKSFLSDGSEVEFGSLSKEAFELKTAQIDLEGKLYKHVKTTLSDPLIRKQIEDNFPKKSIHRRNTGYAIDLLKDLAPFAENGEDFNFCKLIAGSEGTLTFVTEAKLALQPLPKAHQGLLCVHFESVYEALKANLTALKYEPTASELMDNYILECTKENVNQRQNRFFVEGDPQAILVVELREDSEEEMQKKVLALTEELKAEGLGYHFPLVTGEDTKKVWTLRKAGLGLLSNLPGDAKPAPVIEDTAVDVNDLPDYINDFNEVLTKHNLFCVHYAHAGSGELHLRPILNLKTAEGHELFRTILDEIAKLVKKYKGSLSGEHGDGRLRGEFIPFMIGDANYQLLKELKAVWDPNHVLNPGKIVDTPAMNTMLRYEAGQETRQFNTTLNFDQFKGYLRAAEQCNGSGDCRKTHLSGGTMCPSYMATKSEKDTTRARANILREVLTHSKKENPFDSEEIKDVMDLCLSCKGCKSECPSNVDVGKLKTEFLHQYYKSNGVPFRTKLISNFSALNKLASIAPGIYNFTFTNSITAPIAKSMTGFAKGRSMPLLHKKYTLKKWFDKKFTPTGNRNNGSVYLFMDEFTNYNDVDLGIKTIQLLDKLGYEIKTVEHEESGRTYLSKGLLDEAKVVAQKNYDIFKDIITSEVPLIGIEPSAILSFRDEYPDLVNPAERKQAQQLAKNTLIIDEFLDQQMAAGKIKADLFTDEPRLIKLHGHCHQKALSSLVPTKKILSLPKNYQVQLIPSGCCGMAGSFGYEKEHFDISMKIGELVLFPTVRKQKEDVIIAANGTSCRHQIKDGTKRKAMHTVEILYEALI
- a CDS encoding ATP-binding protein, which encodes MKIRGLFFIILFFCLSIAKSQDSTVIPDFILKKEDGNELQVHHYFDSIQSTQDSAMLSEIYNTLEKHGNKNKWPLLQAALYKSRGDLYFNQNSFVNAIHSYQKGLDLCEKYELELTQGLILFEMAQVYEAIDKKPEALESQLKAYSLLIKHDSEYAYNSLSHMADIHYSSKNYDEAIEIGKQAINLIESLPPHQTDYSKYISVLNTIGIAYREKNEPDSSIFYLNHAAVLAKEKGFEFWEGLALGNLGLMYQKMGKINIARELVLKDYRISLYHDQNRSAIKSAIEIGKMYQTEKNFNDAKHYYDTALFLIDNEIIQNKLPLYVRHAKAVASWYEAQGDFINAFKLQKQYIAMSDSLSAQAIQLKLAEIKATNDFDTQVNAIKLLTKNGELQKQKIQKQNLIIIASITSLLFIITTAILIYRQLILKKRDHLLLEKHKDKIEAQNTELEAQSEQLSHQNKLIQHINTNLEQEVQKRTIKLKKLNEELDTFIYRSSHDIRQPIATILGLENIARTYVNDGRVLEVLAKIKATAASMDNMLWKLQMSYLLNHDHNQLAEIQIEPFLLGIISIYNDYITHRNINLTTQITPFSITNNPELLKIVLRNIVENALHFSDETSPEVEITGYEQEGEYILKVSDNGEGINPNQVEDIYKAFYKANTKSQGNGLGLYLAAKAADILNINIDVNSSFDKGTTFTLSIPVKA